Proteins encoded by one window of Methanothermobacter sp. K4:
- the pyrC gene encoding dihydroorotase: MPVDLFLENCRTERGTFNIGVDDGRIVKITRGRMDASERIDLRGYHVLPGLIDAHVHFRDPGLEYKEDFRSGSMAAARGGFSTVIDMPNTVPPADTTSEFKRKIKIGERKSVVDFGLHAGYSDPSEVEGILKFGPASFKVFMDSIEMGKVDVLFRRLRDLGSGVPITLHCENREIIRHSRENLGEVEEPYAYSLARPPLAEEVSVAEAAALAYHYRHPVHICHLSTRRALRFIEPFRGYITCEVTPHHLLLDSGYLRRFGNLAKTNPPLRSAETGLSPGDLPDIDIIGTDHAPHTLPEKEMGVWEAPPGIPNLEVVLRVLLTLVSEGRMNISTIRRMLAEGPARIFGLASKGFIREGMDADFTVVDLRREGEISADEFYSRAHYTPFEGFRYRGDAVMTIVRGEVVMDDGEVPGGRGRYIACHSKKEHD; the protein is encoded by the coding sequence ATGCCAGTTGACCTCTTCCTTGAAAACTGCAGAACCGAGAGGGGAACCTTCAATATAGGTGTTGATGATGGAAGGATAGTTAAGATAACCCGTGGGAGGATGGATGCATCTGAGAGGATTGACCTTCGGGGTTATCATGTGCTCCCAGGGCTCATAGATGCCCATGTGCACTTCAGGGACCCGGGACTGGAGTACAAGGAGGATTTCAGGTCCGGTTCAATGGCCGCTGCCCGTGGAGGCTTCAGCACCGTCATTGACATGCCAAACACCGTGCCGCCAGCAGACACCACATCTGAGTTTAAAAGGAAAATAAAGATTGGTGAGCGTAAGAGTGTGGTTGACTTTGGGCTTCACGCAGGCTACTCTGACCCCTCAGAGGTTGAGGGGATACTCAAATTTGGTCCGGCCTCATTCAAGGTCTTCATGGACTCCATTGAAATGGGTAAGGTTGATGTCCTCTTCAGGAGACTCAGGGATCTCGGGTCGGGGGTGCCCATCACCCTGCACTGTGAAAACAGGGAAATAATAAGGCATTCCCGTGAAAATCTCGGGGAAGTGGAGGAACCCTACGCCTACTCCCTGGCAAGGCCACCACTCGCAGAGGAGGTCTCGGTTGCAGAGGCGGCGGCGCTCGCATACCATTACAGGCACCCCGTCCACATATGTCACCTCAGCACCAGGAGGGCCCTCCGGTTCATTGAACCCTTCAGGGGGTATATTACCTGCGAGGTTACACCACACCACCTCCTCCTGGACTCAGGGTATCTCAGGAGGTTCGGTAATCTTGCAAAGACCAATCCCCCCCTGAGGTCAGCTGAAACTGGATTATCCCCAGGGGATCTTCCTGATATAGATATAATTGGAACCGATCATGCCCCCCATACACTACCTGAAAAGGAGATGGGTGTCTGGGAGGCGCCTCCAGGTATACCAAACCTTGAGGTTGTCCTCAGAGTTCTTCTCACGCTGGTTTCAGAGGGCAGGATGAACATTTCAACCATAAGGAGAATGCTTGCAGAGGGGCCGGCCAGGATCTTCGGACTGGCTTCCAAGGGATTCATAAGGGAGGGGATGGACGCCGATTTCACTGTTGTCGATCTGAGGAGAGAAGGGGAGATAAGTGCCGATGAATTCTACAGCAGGGCCCATTACACGCCATTTGAGGGTTTCAGGTACCGGGGGGATGCTGTGATGACCATTGTCCGTGGAGAGGTTGTTATGGATGATGGTGAGGTCCCTGGTGGGAGGGGAAGGTATATTGCGTGCCACAGCAAAAAAGAACATGATTAA
- the mcrG gene encoding coenzyme-B sulfoethylthiotransferase subunit gamma: MSYKAQYTPGETQIAENRRKHMDPDYEFRKLREVSDEDLVKVLGHRNPGESYKSVHPPLDEMDFEEDIVRDMVEPIQGAKEGVRVRYIQFADSMYNAPAQPYDRARTYMWRYRGVDTGTLSGRQVIEMRELDLEGVSKELVETELFDPATTGIRGATVHGHSLRLDENGLMFDALQRYVFDEEKGHVVYVKDQVGRPLDEPVDMGQPLGEDELKKITTIYRKDNIAMRDDKEAIEVVENIHTGRTLGGFGMDVFKDDLRKRLGDD; encoded by the coding sequence ATGTCTTACAAAGCCCAGTACACTCCTGGAGAAACCCAGATAGCTGAAAACAGAAGAAAACACATGGACCCTGATTACGAATTCCGTAAATTAAGGGAAGTATCAGACGAGGACCTGGTTAAGGTCCTGGGACACAGAAACCCTGGTGAAAGTTACAAGTCAGTGCACCCACCACTGGATGAGATGGACTTCGAGGAGGACATCGTCAGGGACATGGTTGAACCCATACAGGGTGCAAAGGAAGGTGTGAGGGTCAGGTACATCCAGTTCGCAGACTCCATGTACAATGCACCTGCCCAGCCCTATGACAGGGCAAGGACCTACATGTGGAGGTACCGCGGTGTTGACACAGGTACACTCTCAGGAAGGCAGGTCATTGAAATGAGGGAACTGGACCTTGAGGGAGTCTCAAAGGAACTGGTTGAAACAGAACTCTTCGACCCTGCAACAACAGGTATAAGGGGCGCAACTGTCCACGGACACTCCCTCCGACTCGATGAAAACGGTCTCATGTTCGACGCCCTCCAGAGGTACGTCTTTGATGAGGAGAAGGGCCACGTGGTCTACGTCAAGGACCAGGTTGGAAGGCCCCTTGACGAGCCAGTGGACATGGGCCAGCCCCTCGGTGAGGATGAACTCAAGAAGATCACCACAATCTACAGGAAGGACAACATCGCTATGAGGGATGATAAAGAGGCAATTGAAGTTGTTGAAAACATACACACCGGCCGTACCCTGGGCGGATTCGGTATGGACGTATTCAAGGATGACCTAAGAAAAAGGCTAGGTGATGATTAA
- a CDS encoding nucleotidyltransferase family protein translates to MPSEEFLGSIIERDLELIRADSINEPEYGDHASEPGIMADFTEYSPFHRGHRHCMLEAKRLRPGALFVAVIPGPLERSGRGVPYIMTRQARAEIAIRAGADIVVEGPPMGVMGSGQYSLCLARMFRALDADWIPRGYRPVDGFDEVLERIRRGHRVVPRPYRIVDLDTSETVLEGKLEEDNYVIASLAGALGKIGFNFRNKFIFIRRLEGVSGTRIREAVSRGEIGEVADMLPAETVEVLEREISEGRAPLHDMRLSSEILRNANSLEIEELKDLNLFDDVTASAVVRKRPYHSTAEVEAAIPPSFSRHHRQRIISVLEAKVHKGLVHKYIENYPSVIRILAFKDKEILGEFKDRIPHRRLEIWQ, encoded by the coding sequence ATGCCTTCAGAGGAATTTCTCGGGAGTATAATTGAAAGGGACCTTGAACTCATCAGGGCGGACTCCATCAATGAACCGGAATACGGTGACCATGCATCTGAACCAGGGATCATGGCAGACTTCACAGAGTACTCCCCCTTTCACAGGGGCCACAGGCACTGCATGCTGGAGGCGAAAAGGCTCAGACCGGGCGCCCTCTTCGTTGCTGTAATACCGGGACCCCTTGAGAGGAGTGGGAGGGGCGTCCCCTACATAATGACCCGCCAGGCAAGGGCGGAGATAGCCATCAGGGCAGGGGCTGATATAGTGGTTGAGGGCCCTCCCATGGGTGTTATGGGTTCGGGCCAGTACTCCCTCTGCCTTGCAAGGATGTTCAGGGCACTCGATGCTGACTGGATACCCCGCGGCTACAGGCCGGTTGATGGATTTGATGAGGTCCTTGAGAGGATAAGGAGGGGCCACAGGGTTGTGCCAAGGCCCTACAGGATAGTGGACCTTGACACCTCTGAGACCGTACTTGAGGGTAAACTTGAGGAGGACAACTATGTCATAGCATCCCTTGCAGGGGCCCTCGGGAAGATCGGATTCAACTTCAGAAATAAGTTCATATTCATAAGAAGACTTGAGGGTGTGAGCGGAACCAGAATACGGGAGGCGGTATCCCGGGGCGAAATTGGGGAAGTCGCAGATATGCTACCTGCCGAGACGGTTGAGGTCCTTGAAAGGGAAATTTCAGAGGGAAGGGCGCCCCTACATGATATGAGGCTCTCAAGCGAGATACTCAGAAACGCCAACAGCCTTGAAATTGAAGAACTCAAGGATCTCAACCTCTTCGATGATGTAACAGCATCTGCAGTAGTAAGGAAAAGACCATACCATTCAACTGCTGAGGTTGAGGCCGCCATACCCCCATCATTCAGCAGGCACCACAGGCAGCGCATAATCTCGGTCCTCGAGGCAAAGGTTCATAAGGGACTGGTCCATAAATATATAGAAAATTATCCATCTGTAATTCGAATTCTTGCATTTAAGGATAAAGAGATCCTTGGAGAATTTAAGGATAGAATACCACACAGGAGGCTAGAGATATGGCAGTGA
- the mcrD gene encoding methyl-coenzyme M reductase operon protein D, translated as MQETGFVDVKIFPQRLLKPETVEKLLNRIYGLEGIVRVLVHGPSIPDRVYYGPARGTEVKHSDRRRIKVRGEEVELRVKVGEVIVGILPEALEENMNKIDEILNEVLPCPYKVFIGAFTKKDITISDYLKYGLNFEDKIDPRIIGMADPSSRVKDTVVNIK; from the coding sequence ATGCAGGAAACAGGATTCGTCGATGTTAAAATATTTCCCCAGAGGCTCCTGAAACCAGAAACCGTTGAGAAACTGCTGAACAGAATCTACGGGCTTGAAGGTATAGTCAGGGTACTGGTTCATGGACCGTCGATACCCGACAGGGTATACTATGGACCTGCCAGGGGCACCGAGGTTAAACACAGCGACCGGAGAAGGATAAAGGTACGTGGAGAGGAGGTTGAACTCCGCGTTAAGGTCGGTGAGGTCATAGTCGGGATACTCCCGGAGGCCCTGGAGGAGAACATGAATAAAATCGATGAAATCCTGAATGAAGTGCTCCCCTGCCCCTATAAGGTATTCATAGGTGCCTTCACAAAGAAGGACATCACCATATCCGATTACCTCAAATACGGTCTCAACTTTGAGGACAAAATCGATCCCAGGATAATAGGTATGGCTGATCCAAGTTCAAGGGTGAAGGACACCGTTGTTAACATAAAATGA
- a CDS encoding peptidylprolyl isomerase translates to MAVNKGDFIKIEFTGKVKETGEVFDTTDEEVAKEAGLQIKKTFGPIPVVVGGGHLIKGLDEAVIGMEEGEEKHVEIEPEDAFGNRDPKLVQLIPMGEFKRQGIKPYPGMPLTVEGHEGRVLNVSGGRVRVDFNHELAGKILEYDLKVTEIITDDVEKVKSMIQLHYPSQNMDIDKTEVEIDDGRVRICMDEMTRFDNRSYMDVTLTRFRIAKDVWENIEGVTKVEFADVFEKREEEKDEDSEE, encoded by the coding sequence ATGGCAGTGAATAAAGGAGACTTTATAAAAATCGAATTCACAGGTAAGGTCAAGGAGACCGGTGAGGTCTTTGACACAACAGACGAGGAAGTGGCTAAGGAGGCTGGACTTCAGATAAAGAAGACCTTTGGCCCCATACCAGTCGTTGTTGGAGGAGGACACCTCATAAAGGGTCTTGATGAGGCCGTTATCGGAATGGAGGAAGGCGAGGAAAAACACGTTGAAATTGAACCAGAGGACGCCTTCGGTAACAGGGACCCAAAACTTGTCCAGCTCATACCCATGGGCGAATTCAAGAGGCAGGGAATAAAGCCCTACCCTGGAATGCCCCTGACTGTTGAGGGACATGAGGGCAGGGTCCTCAACGTCTCAGGTGGACGCGTGAGGGTGGACTTCAACCATGAACTTGCAGGTAAAATCCTCGAATACGACCTGAAGGTCACTGAGATAATCACAGATGATGTTGAAAAGGTAAAGAGCATGATACAGCTCCACTACCCATCCCAGAACATGGACATCGACAAGACAGAGGTTGAAATAGATGATGGGCGCGTGAGGATCTGCATGGATGAGATGACACGCTTTGATAACAGGTCCTACATGGATGTTACCCTCACAAGGTTCAGGATAGCGAAGGACGTCTGGGAGAACATTGAGGGCGTCACCAAGGTTGAATTTGCCGATGTATTTGAGAAGAGGGAAGAGGAGAAAGATGAGGATTCAGAGGAATAA
- the mcrB gene encoding coenzyme-B sulfoethylthiotransferase subunit beta encodes MPMYEDRIDLYGADGKLLEEDVPLEAVSPLKNPTIANLVSDVKRSVAVNLAGIEGSLKKAALGGKSNFIPGREVELPIVENAEAIAEKVKKLVQTSEDDDTNIRLINNGQQILVQVPTTRMGVAADYTVSALVTGAAVVQAIIDEFDVDMFDANAVKTAVMGRYPQTVDFTGANLSTLLGPPVLLEGLGYGLRNIMANHVVAITRKNTLNASALSSILEQTAMFETGDAVGAFERMHLLGLAYQGLNANNLLFDLVKENGKGTVGTVIASLVERAVEDGVVKVAREMNSGYKVYEPADWALWNAYAATGLLAATIVNVGAARAAQGVASTVLYYNDILEYETGLPGVDFGRAMGTAVGFSFFSHSIYGGGGPGIFHGNHVVTRHSKGFALPCVAAAMCLDAGTQMFSVEKTSGLIGSVYSEIDYFREPIVNVAKGAAEIKDQL; translated from the coding sequence ATGCCAATGTATGAAGACAGAATAGATCTCTATGGGGCAGATGGTAAGCTCCTTGAGGAGGATGTTCCTCTTGAAGCAGTAAGCCCCCTTAAAAACCCGACAATAGCAAACCTGGTAAGCGACGTGAAGAGGTCAGTTGCAGTGAACCTCGCTGGAATCGAGGGAAGCCTCAAGAAGGCAGCTCTTGGAGGAAAGTCCAACTTCATCCCTGGAAGGGAAGTTGAACTTCCAATCGTTGAAAACGCAGAGGCAATCGCTGAAAAGGTCAAAAAACTCGTCCAGACCTCAGAGGACGACGACACAAACATACGCCTCATAAACAACGGTCAGCAGATCCTGGTGCAGGTCCCAACAACAAGGATGGGTGTAGCCGCAGACTACACTGTCTCAGCACTTGTCACAGGGGCGGCCGTTGTACAGGCAATCATCGACGAATTCGATGTGGACATGTTCGATGCAAACGCGGTTAAAACAGCTGTAATGGGAAGGTACCCACAGACAGTGGACTTCACAGGAGCCAACCTCTCAACACTCCTCGGACCACCAGTGCTCCTTGAGGGACTTGGATACGGTCTCAGGAACATAATGGCAAACCACGTCGTTGCCATCACAAGAAAGAACACACTCAACGCATCAGCACTATCATCCATACTCGAACAGACAGCAATGTTCGAAACAGGTGACGCTGTCGGAGCATTCGAAAGGATGCACCTCCTTGGACTTGCATACCAGGGACTCAACGCCAACAACCTCCTCTTTGACCTGGTTAAGGAGAACGGTAAGGGTACAGTCGGTACAGTGATAGCTTCACTGGTGGAAAGGGCAGTCGAGGACGGAGTCGTTAAGGTGGCCAGGGAGATGAACTCAGGCTACAAGGTCTACGAACCAGCCGACTGGGCGCTCTGGAATGCATACGCAGCAACAGGACTCCTTGCAGCAACAATAGTCAACGTGGGAGCAGCAAGGGCAGCCCAGGGCGTTGCATCAACAGTGCTCTACTACAACGACATACTTGAATACGAGACAGGCCTCCCAGGTGTGGACTTCGGAAGGGCCATGGGTACAGCAGTAGGATTCTCATTCTTCAGCCACTCCATCTACGGTGGAGGAGGTCCAGGTATATTCCACGGAAACCACGTCGTAACAAGGCACAGTAAGGGATTCGCCCTGCCATGCGTGGCTGCAGCCATGTGTCTTGACGCAGGAACACAGATGTTCTCAGTTGAAAAGACATCAGGACTCATAGGATCCGTTTACAGCGAAATAGACTACTTCAGAGAACCAATAGTCAACGTTGCAAAAGGTGCTGCAGAGATAAAGGACCAGTTATAG
- a CDS encoding CooT family nickel-binding protein, which translates to MCESNLYSEDGELLMEDVILIEVLEDGIKATDVLNSTRKFEGKLTRLDLDKHRIYIKQKK; encoded by the coding sequence ATGTGTGAATCAAACCTGTACTCAGAGGATGGAGAACTCCTCATGGAGGACGTTATATTAATTGAGGTCCTTGAAGATGGAATCAAAGCAACGGATGTCCTTAACTCAACAAGGAAGTTTGAAGGAAAACTCACAAGGCTGGACCTCGATAAGCACAGAATTTACATAAAACAGAAAAAATAA
- the mcrA gene encoding coenzyme-B sulfoethylthiotransferase subunit alpha, giving the protein MDEKKLFLKALKKKFEGEDPDEKYTNFYCFGGWEQSARKKEFTEYAKKAAEKRGGIPFYNPDIGVPLGQRKLMAYRVSGTDAYVEGDDLHFVNNAAIQQMVDDIKRTVIVGMDTAHAVLEKRLGVEVTPETINEYMEAINHALPGGAVVQEHMVEVHPGLVEDCYAKIFTGDDNLADELDKRILIDINKEFPEEQAEQIKSYIGNRTYQVNRVPTIVVRTCDGGTVSRWSAMQIGMSFISAYKLCAGEAAIADFSYAAKHADVIEMGTIMPARRARGPNEPGGVAFGTFADIVQASRVSDDPANVSLEVIAGAAALYDQVWLGSYMSGGVGFTQYATAAYTDDILDDFVYYGMEYVDDKYGICGTKPTMDVVRDISTEVTLYSLEQYEEYPTLLEDHFGGSQRAAVAAAAAGCSTAFATGNSNAGINGWYLSQILHKEAHSRLGFYGYDLQDQCGASNSLSIRSDEGLIHELRGPNYPNYAMNVGHQPEYAGIAQAPHAARGDAFCTNPLIKVAFADKDLAFDFTSPRKSIAAGALREFMPEGERDLIIPAGK; this is encoded by the coding sequence ATGGATGAAAAGAAACTATTCCTTAAGGCTTTAAAGAAGAAGTTTGAGGGGGAGGACCCTGACGAAAAATACACAAACTTCTACTGCTTCGGCGGATGGGAACAGTCCGCACGTAAAAAAGAATTTACAGAGTACGCCAAGAAGGCGGCTGAAAAGAGGGGTGGAATACCATTCTACAACCCAGACATAGGTGTGCCACTGGGTCAGAGGAAACTCATGGCATACAGAGTCTCAGGAACAGACGCCTATGTTGAAGGTGACGACCTCCACTTTGTGAACAATGCAGCCATCCAGCAGATGGTGGACGACATAAAGAGGACAGTCATAGTGGGTATGGACACAGCACACGCAGTCCTTGAGAAGAGGCTGGGTGTGGAGGTAACCCCCGAGACAATCAACGAGTACATGGAGGCAATCAACCACGCCCTCCCAGGAGGTGCAGTGGTCCAGGAACACATGGTGGAGGTTCACCCAGGACTCGTGGAGGACTGCTACGCCAAGATCTTCACAGGCGACGACAACCTGGCAGATGAGCTGGACAAGAGGATACTCATAGACATAAACAAGGAGTTCCCTGAAGAGCAGGCCGAGCAGATCAAAAGCTACATTGGAAACAGGACATACCAGGTTAACAGGGTCCCAACAATAGTCGTGAGGACCTGTGACGGAGGTACAGTTTCAAGATGGTCTGCAATGCAGATCGGTATGAGCTTCATATCCGCCTACAAACTCTGTGCAGGTGAAGCAGCAATCGCTGACTTCTCATACGCTGCAAAACACGCAGACGTTATAGAGATGGGTACAATAATGCCTGCCAGGAGGGCAAGGGGACCAAACGAGCCAGGTGGAGTGGCATTCGGTACCTTTGCAGATATAGTTCAGGCCTCAAGGGTTTCAGATGACCCTGCGAACGTTTCACTTGAGGTCATAGCCGGTGCAGCAGCACTCTACGACCAGGTATGGCTCGGATCATACATGTCAGGTGGTGTTGGATTCACCCAGTACGCAACAGCAGCCTACACCGATGATATCCTGGACGACTTCGTCTACTATGGTATGGAGTACGTGGATGACAAGTACGGAATCTGCGGAACAAAACCAACAATGGACGTAGTCCGGGACATCTCAACAGAGGTCACACTCTACAGCCTCGAACAGTACGAGGAATACCCAACACTCCTCGAGGACCACTTTGGAGGATCACAGAGGGCAGCTGTTGCAGCCGCGGCAGCAGGATGTTCCACAGCCTTTGCAACAGGAAACTCAAATGCTGGTATCAACGGATGGTACCTCAGCCAGATACTCCACAAGGAGGCCCACAGCAGGCTCGGATTCTACGGCTACGACCTCCAGGACCAGTGCGGTGCATCCAATTCACTCTCAATCAGGAGCGACGAGGGACTCATACACGAACTCCGTGGACCTAACTATCCAAACTACGCCATGAACGTGGGACACCAGCCAGAGTACGCAGGTATAGCCCAGGCACCACACGCTGCAAGGGGAGACGCCTTCTGTACAAACCCACTCATAAAGGTTGCATTTGCAGATAAGGACCTCGCCTTTGACTTCACATCACCAAGGAAGTCAATCGCAGCAGGTGCCCTCAGGGAGTTCATGCCAGAGGGTGAAAGGGACCTCATCATACCAGCTGGAAAATAA